Proteins encoded in a region of the Saccharothrix ecbatanensis genome:
- a CDS encoding Gfo/Idh/MocA family protein yields the protein MTTYTCAIVGTGAIAAAHAEAVVQSAGRARLVGAVDVQPDRAAAFGAAWDVPAYASLTELLEAQRPDLVHLCTPPGSHLALALECLAAGASPVVEKPPVLSLAEFDRLRAAEAEAGVPVATVFQHRFGSGAVRLRRLLAEGVLGRPLVASAHTLWFRDDDYFAVPWRGKWELEGGGPTMGHGIHQFDLLLSILGQWTSVTAVAARQARPTDTEDVSAALVRFESGALATVVNSVISPRQTSQLRFDFERATVELEHLYGYSDADWTLTAAPGTPDVLSAWESGPADTPSGHTAQFTAVLDALDAGRRPPVSTADTRVTMEFVAAVYASAFTGKTIEQGEITEGHPFYDSMAGSGVPWLDAARSVR from the coding sequence GTGACCACCTACACCTGCGCGATCGTCGGCACGGGCGCGATCGCCGCCGCGCACGCCGAAGCGGTCGTCCAGTCGGCCGGCCGCGCCCGGCTCGTCGGCGCGGTCGACGTGCAGCCCGACCGGGCAGCGGCCTTCGGCGCGGCGTGGGACGTGCCGGCCTACGCGAGCCTGACCGAGCTGCTCGAAGCCCAGCGGCCCGACCTGGTCCACCTCTGCACGCCGCCCGGTTCCCACCTGGCCTTGGCGCTGGAGTGCCTGGCGGCCGGCGCGTCGCCCGTGGTGGAGAAGCCTCCGGTGCTGTCGCTGGCCGAGTTCGACCGGCTGCGTGCCGCCGAGGCCGAGGCCGGGGTGCCCGTGGCCACCGTGTTCCAGCACAGGTTCGGCTCCGGGGCGGTCCGGTTGCGCCGCTTGCTGGCCGAGGGCGTGCTGGGTCGGCCGCTGGTGGCGTCGGCGCACACGCTGTGGTTCCGCGACGACGACTACTTCGCGGTGCCGTGGCGGGGCAAGTGGGAGCTGGAGGGCGGCGGGCCGACGATGGGCCACGGCATCCACCAGTTCGACCTGCTGCTGTCGATCCTGGGCCAGTGGACCAGCGTCACCGCCGTCGCCGCCCGCCAGGCCCGGCCGACCGACACCGAGGACGTGTCCGCCGCGCTGGTCCGGTTCGAGTCGGGAGCGCTGGCCACCGTGGTCAACTCGGTGATCTCGCCGCGCCAGACCAGCCAACTGCGCTTCGACTTCGAGCGGGCGACCGTGGAACTGGAGCACCTCTACGGGTACTCGGACGCAGACTGGACCCTCACCGCCGCCCCCGGCACGCCGGACGTCCTCTCGGCGTGGGAAAGCGGGCCCGCCGACACGCCGAGCGGCCACACCGCCCAGTTCACCGCCGTCCTCGACGCCTTGGACGCCGGCCGCAGGCCACCCGTCTCCACCGCGGACACGCGGGTGACCATGGAGTTCGTGGCCGCCGTCTACGCCTCCGCGTTCACCGGGAAGACGATCGAGCAGGGCGAGATCACCGAAGGCCACCCGTTCTACGACAGCATGGCCGGCAGCGGCGTGCCCTGGCTCGACGCCGCGAGGTCCGTTCGGTGA
- a CDS encoding cupin domain-containing protein, with product MSTFPGGTSLSFLDIYDDAAPDGVVGGSPHVHLASTECYVVVGGKGELHTVNLDGCREIALGHGTVVWFTPGTIHRAVNHGDLQVIVLMDNAGLPEAGDAVMTFPPDVVADPDRYRAAATLPPRTTEAERAADARKRRDLAVEGFTRIRDAIRAGDQEPLREFYAAAAALVQDRAARWPAIVRDGPLSRAETGLAMTSDLTVGVAGHLERAAVFQAPEPAPERAFGMCGRLRPYAVDQAVADKEHSS from the coding sequence GTGAGCACGTTCCCGGGCGGGACCTCGTTGTCGTTCCTCGACATCTACGACGACGCCGCACCGGACGGTGTCGTCGGCGGCAGCCCGCACGTGCACCTGGCCTCGACCGAGTGCTACGTGGTCGTCGGCGGGAAGGGCGAACTGCACACGGTGAACCTCGACGGCTGCCGTGAGATCGCACTGGGTCACGGGACGGTCGTCTGGTTCACCCCCGGCACCATCCACCGGGCCGTCAACCACGGCGACCTCCAGGTCATCGTCCTGATGGACAACGCCGGCCTGCCCGAAGCCGGTGACGCCGTCATGACGTTCCCGCCCGACGTCGTCGCAGACCCGGACCGCTACCGCGCCGCCGCGACCCTGCCGCCCCGGACGACGGAGGCCGAACGCGCCGCCGACGCCCGCAAGCGGCGCGACCTCGCGGTGGAGGGTTTCACCCGCATCCGTGACGCGATCCGCGCCGGAGACCAGGAGCCGCTGCGGGAGTTCTACGCTGCCGCCGCGGCCCTGGTCCAAGACCGTGCCGCACGCTGGCCGGCGATCGTGCGCGACGGCCCGCTCAGCCGGGCCGAGACCGGCCTGGCCATGACCAGCGACCTGACCGTGGGCGTCGCCGGGCACCTCGAACGGGCAGCCGTGTTCCAGGCGCCCGAACCCGCACCGGAACGGGCGTTCGGCATGTGCGGACGCCTTCGCCCCTACGCCGTCGATCAAGCCGTAGCCGACAAGGAGCACTCTTCGTGA
- a CDS encoding DUF6807 domain-containing protein, with protein sequence MSAIEVRHDVGSSLTIGDGEVDLVRYTYVPDTPLLESPKPFLHPIHTRAGRLVSLFRPHDHVWHKGIAWSLPNVGDENFWGGPTYVHGQSYVQLDNNGTQQHRRVVDIGAEGETAWFSHELDWITQAGHTIITERRTITATLLSDAAWALTFDTTMTNTSGHEIAFGSPTTRGRENAGYGGLFWRGPRSFTGGSLVTSDGVGGEELRGQRAEWMAFAGRHDGDDAESLVLMVDHSANPHHPPRWFARTEDFACLNPAPFFSEELAVADGDTVRFRYGTGVADGGVADATALADSVCDVLRRADAS encoded by the coding sequence GTGAGCGCCATCGAGGTCCGGCACGACGTCGGGTCGTCGCTGACCATCGGCGACGGCGAGGTCGACCTCGTCCGCTACACCTACGTGCCCGACACCCCGCTCCTGGAGTCGCCCAAGCCGTTCCTGCACCCGATCCACACCCGGGCCGGACGGCTGGTGAGCCTGTTCCGGCCGCACGACCACGTGTGGCACAAGGGCATCGCCTGGTCGCTGCCGAACGTCGGCGACGAGAACTTCTGGGGCGGCCCGACCTACGTCCACGGGCAGTCCTACGTGCAGCTGGACAACAACGGCACCCAGCAGCACCGCCGTGTGGTCGACATCGGCGCCGAGGGGGAGACCGCCTGGTTCTCCCACGAGCTGGACTGGATCACCCAAGCCGGGCACACGATCATCACCGAGCGCCGCACGATCACCGCCACGCTGCTGTCCGACGCGGCGTGGGCGCTTACCTTCGACACCACCATGACCAACACCTCCGGCCACGAGATCGCGTTCGGCTCGCCGACCACGCGCGGCCGGGAGAACGCCGGTTACGGCGGGTTGTTCTGGCGCGGCCCGCGTTCGTTCACCGGCGGGAGCCTGGTCACGTCCGACGGCGTCGGCGGCGAGGAACTGCGTGGCCAACGGGCCGAGTGGATGGCCTTCGCGGGCCGTCACGACGGCGACGACGCGGAGTCCCTGGTGCTCATGGTCGACCACTCGGCCAACCCGCACCACCCGCCGCGCTGGTTCGCCCGGACCGAGGACTTCGCCTGCCTGAACCCGGCGCCGTTCTTCAGCGAAGAACTGGCCGTCGCCGACGGTGACACCGTGCGGTTCCGGTACGGCACGGGCGTGGCCGACGGTGGCGTGGCGGACGCGACGGCCCTGGCCGACTCCGTGTGCGACGTGCTGCGCCGCGCGGACGCCTCGTGA
- a CDS encoding Gfo/Idh/MocA family protein, whose translation MGYRQHLVRSILAIRDEGGLALPDGRRVQVEPVLLGRNEAKLRDIAERHDVKRWSTDLDAVLADDEVSVYFDAQITATREKALTAAIDAGKHIYTEKPTATTVEGALALARRAQEAGIVAGVVHDKLYLPGLLKLRRLVESGFFGQVLSVRGEFGYWVFEGDLQPAQRPSWNYRAEDGGGIAVDMLCHWNYVLENLFGKVRGVSAKAVTHVPRRWDESGAPYDATADDATYATFELDGGIVAQINSSWCVRVHRDELVEFQVDGTEGSAVAGLRRCVAQHRSNTPKPVWNPDLAVPEDFRAGWSEIPDNADFDNGFKVQWEEYLRDVLAGRPHVHDLMSGARGINLAELGLESSAQRRWVEVPELSL comes from the coding sequence ATGGGTTACCGCCAGCACCTGGTCCGGTCCATCCTCGCCATCCGGGACGAGGGCGGGCTCGCGCTGCCCGACGGCCGGCGCGTCCAGGTCGAACCGGTCCTGCTGGGCCGCAACGAGGCCAAGCTGCGCGACATCGCCGAGCGCCACGACGTCAAGCGCTGGAGCACGGACCTGGACGCGGTGCTCGCCGACGACGAGGTGTCGGTCTACTTCGACGCCCAGATCACCGCCACCCGCGAGAAGGCGCTGACCGCCGCGATCGACGCCGGCAAGCACATCTACACCGAGAAGCCCACGGCCACCACCGTCGAAGGCGCGCTCGCGCTGGCCCGCCGGGCGCAGGAAGCCGGCATCGTCGCGGGTGTGGTGCACGACAAGCTCTACCTGCCCGGCCTGCTGAAGCTGCGCCGCCTGGTCGAGAGCGGGTTCTTCGGCCAGGTCCTGTCCGTGCGCGGCGAGTTCGGCTACTGGGTGTTCGAGGGCGACCTCCAGCCCGCGCAGCGGCCGAGCTGGAACTACCGCGCCGAGGACGGCGGCGGCATCGCCGTGGACATGCTCTGCCACTGGAACTACGTGCTGGAGAACCTGTTTGGCAAGGTCAGGGGCGTGTCCGCCAAGGCGGTCACGCACGTGCCGCGCCGCTGGGACGAGTCCGGCGCGCCCTACGACGCCACCGCCGACGACGCCACCTACGCCACGTTCGAGCTCGACGGCGGGATCGTCGCGCAGATCAACTCGTCCTGGTGCGTGCGCGTCCACCGGGACGAGCTGGTGGAGTTCCAGGTCGACGGCACGGAGGGCAGCGCCGTCGCGGGCCTGCGCCGCTGCGTCGCCCAGCACCGGTCGAACACGCCGAAGCCGGTGTGGAACCCCGACCTGGCCGTGCCGGAGGACTTCCGCGCCGGGTGGTCGGAGATCCCCGACAACGCCGACTTCGACAACGGCTTCAAGGTCCAGTGGGAGGAGTACCTGCGCGACGTGCTGGCCGGCCGCCCGCACGTGCACGACCTGATGTCCGGCGCGCGGGGCATCAACCTGGCCGAACTCGGCCTGGAGTCGTCCGCCCAGCGCCGCTGGGTCGAGGTCCCGGAGCTGTCACTGTGA
- a CDS encoding glycerate kinase: MNHVVVALDSFKGSLSARRATAAVARGLRRRASALVVHEHPVADGGDGTLDALATAGFTSVPVTSTDPLGRPVEACYASRDGVAVVELAVASGLGLVADVPLTAQRAAAASTYGTGQVIAAALDAGHRTVVVGLGGSATTDGGSGLLAALGVRLFDADGAEADATTSPLNAVRAVDMTGLHPSLTGSDRVELVVASDVDNPLLGAHGAAAVYGPQKGADAVMVADLDAALTRWADLLHAATGVDAASSPGAGAAGGAGFALFTLGAHARRGIDLVLELTGLAHRLTGARLVVTGEGRLDHQTLRGKAPAGVAAAARQAGATVVAAAGSCALDLDELAAAGFARAFTLTDLEPDTARCHDQAEPLLERLGEDIAATLPNP, from the coding sequence ATGAACCACGTGGTCGTAGCGCTGGACTCGTTCAAGGGCTCGTTGTCCGCCCGACGGGCCACGGCCGCCGTCGCCCGTGGCCTGCGTCGTCGCGCGTCCGCGCTGGTCGTGCACGAGCACCCGGTGGCCGATGGCGGTGACGGCACGCTCGACGCCCTGGCCACCGCGGGCTTCACGTCCGTGCCGGTCACGTCGACGGATCCGCTGGGTCGGCCGGTCGAGGCGTGCTACGCGTCACGTGACGGCGTGGCGGTGGTCGAACTGGCCGTCGCTTCGGGGCTCGGCCTGGTCGCGGACGTGCCGTTGACGGCTCAGCGGGCGGCTGCGGCGTCTACCTACGGCACCGGCCAGGTGATCGCCGCGGCGCTGGACGCAGGCCACCGCACGGTCGTGGTCGGGCTCGGCGGCAGCGCCACCACCGATGGCGGTTCAGGCCTGCTCGCGGCTCTCGGCGTGCGCCTGTTCGACGCCGACGGGGCCGAGGCGGACGCCACGACCTCGCCGCTGAACGCCGTCCGCGCGGTCGACATGACCGGACTGCACCCGAGCTTGACCGGCTCTGACCGGGTGGAACTGGTGGTGGCGAGCGACGTGGACAACCCGCTGCTGGGCGCGCACGGCGCGGCGGCGGTCTACGGCCCGCAGAAGGGCGCGGACGCCGTCATGGTCGCCGATCTGGACGCCGCCCTGACTCGCTGGGCCGACCTGCTGCACGCGGCGACCGGCGTGGACGCGGCGTCGTCGCCCGGCGCGGGTGCCGCCGGTGGCGCCGGATTCGCCCTGTTCACGCTAGGCGCCCACGCACGTCGGGGTATCGACCTGGTGCTGGAGCTGACCGGGCTGGCGCACCGGTTGACCGGTGCACGGCTGGTCGTCACCGGAGAGGGTCGCCTGGACCACCAGACACTGCGCGGCAAGGCGCCGGCTGGGGTGGCCGCGGCAGCGCGGCAGGCCGGCGCCACCGTCGTCGCCGCGGCCGGAAGCTGCGCGCTCGACCTCGACGAACTGGCCGCCGCCGGCTTCGCCCGCGCGTTCACCCTGACCGACCTCGAACCCGACACCGCCCGCTGCCACGACCAGGCCGAACCGCTGCTGGAACGCCTGGGCGAGGACATCGCCGCCACCCTGCCCAACCCATGA
- a CDS encoding sugar phosphate isomerase/epimerase family protein has protein sequence MSTLGAPGTPVGDSARLAAEHGCHGLEIRVHPDEEVHLGLTAARAARVRREVADAGLEIACLAGYPKVCGPGPVVDELRALVELAASLGAPAVRVFPGGEREDLGLERIAAVLPDLRANDVRLLVETHDSHPTGEAALRLVAPFGEPERVAVLWDAVHPWRAGEPPERTRRVLGEYLAYFQVKDVAAADPTPVPPGEGAVPLDVCGKLLADWSGWVSLEWERAWYPGIAPLPVPLRAAATWFARWHPH, from the coding sequence GTGAGCACGCTGGGTGCGCCAGGCACGCCGGTGGGGGACAGCGCGCGGCTCGCGGCCGAGCACGGTTGTCACGGGCTGGAGATCCGGGTGCACCCGGACGAAGAGGTCCACCTCGGGCTGACGGCGGCACGGGCCGCGCGGGTGCGTCGGGAAGTCGCCGATGCCGGGTTGGAGATCGCGTGCCTGGCGGGTTACCCGAAGGTCTGCGGGCCGGGCCCGGTCGTGGACGAGTTGCGCGCCTTGGTGGAGCTGGCCGCGTCGCTGGGTGCGCCCGCGGTTCGGGTGTTCCCCGGTGGTGAGAGGGAGGACCTGGGGCTGGAGCGCATCGCGGCCGTCCTGCCGGACCTGCGGGCGAACGACGTCCGGCTGCTGGTCGAGACGCACGATTCGCATCCGACCGGTGAGGCGGCGTTGCGCCTGGTCGCGCCGTTCGGTGAGCCGGAGCGCGTCGCCGTGCTGTGGGACGCGGTGCACCCGTGGCGGGCGGGCGAGCCGCCGGAACGCACCCGCCGCGTGCTGGGGGAGTACCTGGCCTACTTCCAGGTGAAGGACGTGGCGGCGGCCGATCCCACCCCCGTTCCGCCGGGCGAGGGCGCGGTGCCGCTGGACGTCTGCGGGAAGCTCTTGGCGGACTGGTCGGGCTGGGTGTCGCTGGAGTGGGAGCGGGCCTGGTACCCCGGCATCGCCCCGCTGCCGGTGCCGCTCCGCGCCGCCGCCACCTGGTTCGCCCGCTGGCACCCCCACTAG
- a CDS encoding hydroxyacid dehydrogenase, producing the protein MSRRPVAVFALAPWAHRDVFPPDLVTRLRQLVDIDPATTFTSFEGPAAAAALAEADILLTGWGCPRIDADVVAAAPRLRVVVHAAGTVKARLDPVVFERGLVVSSAAEINAVPVADYTMAMLVLGAKRAFSRARRYATAGEDTPRDWLAGDGTGLHDCTVGVVGASRIGRLVLRRLRSFDVEVLLYDPYVTAAEAASLGVERVGMDDLCRRSDLVTVHAPALPETHHMLDARRLELLPDGAVVLNSARGSLIDTEALTRLCVDGRISAILDVTDPEPLPPGHPLFSLPNVLITPHLAGAQGREVRTLGEFAVAEVGRYLKGMPLLGRVEPAQLPYIA; encoded by the coding sequence GTGTCACGGCGACCTGTCGCGGTCTTCGCCCTCGCCCCTTGGGCGCACCGCGACGTCTTCCCACCCGACCTCGTCACCCGGCTGAGGCAACTGGTCGACATCGACCCGGCGACGACGTTCACGTCCTTCGAGGGGCCTGCCGCCGCGGCGGCCCTGGCGGAAGCGGACATCCTGCTCACCGGGTGGGGCTGCCCGCGCATCGACGCCGACGTGGTGGCCGCCGCGCCCAGGTTGCGGGTCGTCGTCCACGCCGCGGGCACCGTCAAGGCACGCCTCGACCCCGTCGTGTTCGAGCGCGGTCTTGTGGTGTCGTCCGCCGCCGAGATCAACGCCGTCCCGGTCGCCGACTACACCATGGCGATGCTGGTGTTGGGCGCCAAGCGGGCGTTCAGCCGGGCCCGGCGTTACGCGACCGCCGGCGAGGACACGCCGCGTGACTGGCTGGCCGGTGACGGCACGGGGCTGCACGACTGCACCGTCGGGGTCGTCGGCGCGTCCCGGATCGGTCGCCTGGTGCTGCGCCGGCTGCGGTCGTTCGACGTCGAAGTCCTGCTCTACGACCCGTACGTGACCGCCGCCGAAGCGGCGAGCCTCGGCGTCGAGCGGGTGGGCATGGACGACCTGTGCCGCCGCAGCGACCTCGTCACCGTGCACGCGCCGGCCCTGCCCGAGACCCACCACATGCTCGACGCCCGCCGGCTGGAACTCCTGCCCGACGGCGCGGTCGTCCTCAACTCCGCCCGCGGATCGCTGATCGACACCGAGGCGCTGACGAGGTTGTGCGTCGACGGCCGGATCTCCGCCATCCTGGACGTCACCGACCCGGAGCCCCTGCCGCCCGGTCACCCGCTCTTCTCCCTGCCCAACGTCCTCATCACGCCGCACCTGGCCGGAGCGCAGGGACGTGAGGTGCGCACGCTGGGCGAGTTCGCCGTCGCCGAGGTGGGCCGGTACCTGAAGGGCATGCCGCTGCTCGGACGGGTGGAGCCCGCGCAGCTCCCGTACATCGCCTGA
- a CDS encoding ABC transporter permease, whose product MTRVRGGAGGTSPPVEKPPPRPRDDSSRSGHLRRIRADLVLLAVAVPGLVYFLVFHYGALFGNVLAFQDFIPFLGVSGSEWVGLAHFERMFGDALFWNAVKNTLVIAALQLVFFFPAPLALALLLNSVVGDTVRRFVQSVVYLPHFLSWVIVVALFQQMLGGAGVLNGWLSDLGMGTVSIIGNPDAYGPLVIAQLIWKECGWATIIFLAALSQVDEQQYEAAALDGAGYWRRLWHVTLPAIRPVIALLLVLRLGEFLSIGFEQFFLQRQSVGPETGEVLETFVYFTGFAGGDFGYAAAVGLFKGVIGVALIYAANKVAHRLGEQGVYQK is encoded by the coding sequence ATGACGCGGGTCCGCGGCGGCGCTGGTGGCACCAGCCCTCCGGTCGAGAAGCCACCACCCCGACCCCGGGACGACAGCTCGCGCTCCGGCCACCTGCGTCGCATCCGGGCGGACCTGGTGCTGCTGGCCGTCGCGGTGCCGGGCCTGGTCTACTTCCTGGTCTTCCACTACGGCGCCCTGTTCGGGAACGTGCTGGCCTTCCAGGACTTCATCCCGTTCCTCGGCGTCTCGGGCAGCGAGTGGGTCGGCCTGGCGCACTTCGAGCGCATGTTCGGCGACGCGCTGTTCTGGAACGCGGTGAAGAACACGCTGGTCATCGCGGCCCTCCAGCTGGTGTTCTTCTTCCCCGCGCCGCTGGCCCTCGCGCTGCTGCTGAACAGCGTCGTGGGCGACACCGTGCGGCGGTTCGTGCAGAGCGTGGTCTACCTGCCGCACTTCCTGTCGTGGGTGATCGTGGTGGCGCTGTTCCAGCAGATGCTGGGCGGCGCGGGCGTGCTCAACGGGTGGCTGTCGGACCTGGGCATGGGCACCGTGTCGATCATCGGCAACCCCGACGCGTACGGGCCGCTGGTGATCGCGCAGCTCATCTGGAAGGAATGCGGCTGGGCCACCATCATCTTCCTGGCCGCGCTGTCCCAAGTGGACGAACAGCAGTACGAGGCGGCGGCGCTGGACGGCGCGGGCTACTGGCGGCGGCTGTGGCACGTGACGCTGCCCGCGATCCGGCCGGTCATCGCGCTGCTGCTGGTGCTGCGGCTGGGCGAGTTCCTGTCCATCGGGTTCGAGCAGTTCTTCCTCCAGCGGCAGTCGGTCGGTCCGGAGACCGGCGAGGTGCTGGAGACGTTCGTGTACTTCACCGGCTTCGCGGGCGGCGACTTCGGCTACGCCGCGGCGGTCGGGCTGTTCAAGGGCGTGATCGGCGTGGCGCTCATCTACGCCGCCAACAAGGTCGCGCACAGGCTGGGCGAGCAGGGGGTCTACCAGAAATGA
- a CDS encoding carbohydrate ABC transporter permease — MSRTGAAPAWMGRPTVAVRAAKAVALTVVVLLVVFPLWTVLATSLASPQTVIDNGGWVVWPGEFSFSAYTEILQGGIITRAMLVSAGITLVGTALSLACTIGLAYTLSRPKVYGGKPLLLLVLFTFLFPPGMVPLFLVVQSAGLFDQYAALILPFLINVFNLVVMRGFFQSIPPELIDAARIDGAGELAILRRIVLPLSKAVIAVIGLFYAVAYWNRFFEAIIYFNDQTKWPIGTVLRQYVTGGASLAETSGELATSSPQSVQMAVVMLATLPIVCVYPFLQRYFVKGVVTGALKA, encoded by the coding sequence ATGAGCAGGACAGGCGCAGCTCCGGCGTGGATGGGCCGGCCCACCGTCGCGGTCCGCGCGGCCAAGGCCGTGGCGTTGACCGTGGTGGTCCTGCTGGTGGTCTTCCCGCTGTGGACGGTCCTGGCGACGAGCCTGGCCAGCCCGCAGACCGTCATCGACAACGGCGGGTGGGTGGTGTGGCCCGGCGAGTTCTCGTTCAGCGCGTACACCGAGATCCTCCAGGGCGGGATCATCACCCGCGCGATGCTGGTCAGCGCCGGCATCACCCTGGTCGGCACGGCGCTGAGCCTGGCGTGCACCATCGGCCTGGCCTACACGCTGAGCCGGCCCAAGGTCTACGGCGGCAAGCCCCTGCTGCTGTTGGTGCTGTTCACGTTCCTGTTCCCGCCGGGGATGGTGCCGCTCTTCCTGGTGGTGCAGAGCGCCGGGCTGTTCGACCAGTACGCCGCGCTGATCCTGCCGTTCCTGATCAACGTGTTCAACCTGGTCGTGATGCGCGGCTTCTTCCAGTCGATCCCGCCGGAGCTGATCGACGCCGCCCGGATCGACGGCGCGGGCGAGCTGGCGATCCTGCGCCGGATCGTGCTGCCGCTGTCGAAGGCGGTCATCGCGGTGATCGGCCTGTTCTACGCGGTCGCGTACTGGAACCGCTTCTTCGAGGCGATCATCTACTTCAACGACCAGACCAAGTGGCCGATCGGCACGGTGCTGCGCCAGTACGTCACGGGTGGCGCCTCGCTCGCCGAGACCTCGGGCGAGCTGGCCACCTCGTCCCCGCAGTCCGTGCAGATGGCCGTCGTCATGCTGGCGACGCTGCCCATCGTGTGCGTTTACCCGTTCTTGCAGCGCTACTTCGTCAAGGGCGTC